The stretch of DNA TCGTGACCTACGATCATCTGGCCACCGGGCGCTCGAGCCGCGTTAGTGGACCCTTTAGCGTGAGCGGCATGGCTGCCGATCTCCTCTGCCTCATCAGTGAGCTTGATCTTGAGAGGCCGACGCTGATCGGACATTCAACCGGCGGTGCCATCCTCCAGGAATTGGCGCTTATCCGCTCAGAGAAGGTCGGGCGGCTGGTGCTATCCGCGACCTGGGCGGCACCGTGCCCCTATTTCCGGGCGCTGTTTGCCAGCCGGCTCGCTATGCTCGACCGAGCCGGATTGGACGAGTACCGGCGGATGGGCGTTGTGCTGCAATACCCTCCCTATTGGGCCCGCGACCATGAGGAGCTCTTCCTCAACGAGATGGAGGCACCGCCTCCTGCCAATCTTGAGCTCGAAACCGAGATCGTGCGCGCCAGGATTGCGGCCGTGCTCGCCCATGACCGCCTTGCCGATCTGCCCAAGATCAGTGCGCCTACACTGGTTGTGACAGCCGCCGATGACATGATCGTGCCCGCTTATCACAGCGAGACCTTGGCACGCGAGATCCCGGGCGCTGGCCTTGCCATGCTGCCGCGGGGCGGCCATTTCGTTCCACGCACCGAGCCACGCGCCTATGTCGATGCGCTGATTCCATTTCTGACCGAGACCGCATCATGAGAGATCTCAAAACCGTCGGCGTAGTGGGGCTCGGCCTCATCGGGGCGCGATGGGCAGCCGTGTTCGCCCATGCGGGGCTCGATGTCATCGCTCATGATCCCGATCCTGCCCGATGGCAGGAATTCCTCGAGGCTGCACCTCAGCTCTATCAGGATCTTGAGCAGGTCTCGCCCTCTGCCGGCCCACGGGGAGAGGTTCGCTTCGCCCAGCGCCTCGAGCATGGAAGCTTGCCCGTCGATTTCGTCCAGGAGAATGCCCCGGAACGGATCGAGCTCAAGCGGAGGCTTCTCAGCGAAATTGAGCAGGCAGTCGCGCCCGATGTCGTGATCGCGTCCTCCTCCTCTGCCTTGCTGGTCTCGGACATGCAGACCGAATGCGCTCATCCCGAGCGTATCGTGCTCGGCCACCCCTTCAATCCTGCGCATCTGATGCCGCTGGTGGAGATTGTCGGCGGCAACCACACCGCATCCTGGGCTGTGGACCACGCCCGATGGGTCTATGAGCGATGTGGCAAGAAACCGGTCGTCATGTCGCGCGAGATGACCGGCCACATCGCCCTCCGCCTGATGGGGGCCATGTGGCGGGAGGCCTTCTTCCTCATCAAGTCGGGCATCGCCACCGCGGAGGATATCGATCGGGCATTCTGCTATGGACCAGGCCCGAAATGGACCTTGCAGGGCTCCTTCGTCTCCAATCACCTGGGCGCCGGTGGCATCGAGGAGTTCCTGGTCAAATATGGCCCGACCTACGAGGCGATCTGGGCAACACTCGGCGACGCGAGCCTGGATCCGGACACTTGCGCTGAGGTGGTAAAGCAGACCCGCGCGATTGTTGCCGATCGCAGCGAGGACGAACTGCGGGCACAGCGCGACTCTGGTCTTGTTGACATCCTCAGGACCCAGAAGGACAAGGGCGCTCTGTGACGAAGCCGGCGCCTCGCGCCTTGAGCAGTCGTCCGGTAACTCGAGGCCCAGCCCAGAATATTTTTGGAGTTGAATATGGCTGTTACCAGGCGGGTCAGAGGGTTACCAGCTGAGGCGTCTTTGACTGGGCTCCTTCTTCCAGCCCAAGAATGTGACCGAGCGGAGAGGTGGCTGGTATATGGCGCTGTTGCCGCCGCACCATCTCGTGCCAGAGATGGATGCAGCAGGTCCTGTGCGTAATGAGGTCTGGGATGCTCAGGTTCGGATCGAACAGCCTTGAGAACTGCCAGGTAGCCACGGGGTAGAAGACGTCCGTAGGGAGGGCCAGGTGATCGACACCCAGCTCTTTGGCGAAATGGGTGAGGGCTAGCGGTCCGAAGCTTCCCCAAGGCAAATTTTGTTTGCCCGGATGCAGGCCTAAGCGCATGCCCCATTTTATCTTCCACTGTTTGGCGGGCGGTAGCCACGGCGGCACATAGCCTGGATCCTCGCAGATCTCGATCAGCTTATTGAGCAGCGCGGAATGCGGAGGAAGCGCCAGCACTGCACCGTTCATCTCATTGTCGACATGCCAGCCAAAGATATGTTCGGCCCGCCGAATCGGACGAATGCAATAAACATCGCAATCGACATAAAGATCAGCCCCGTTTCGGAGCAGCTGATAGCGGAAGATGTCTGAAAAAAGCGCGTAGCTCCCTCTTTTATGCCTGATGACACGATCACTTGGGAGTGTTTCGCTGGCGTCCCTGAGCGTGACTCCCTTTGGGACGTCCGAAGGCTCATCGTAGACATGCAGGATCACCTGATGCCCGGCAGCCAGGAACGACCTCAGACATGCGACGGAAAGGGGCCCGAGTGAGGGACCGATCCAGAAGGTATGGATTTCCGGCAAGTCAATCAAAGCGCAACTCATTCGTCGTGGGCGCCCGCATTCCTGGAAAGTCGGTCACAGCAGCTGGTACACGCGATAGATCGGCCCCTGGGGCGGCCGCTGCCCTTTGGCCACGGCCACTACGCCATTGAGCCAGGCATAGCGCGGATCGCCAGTCTCGAAGGTCAGCGCTGTACGAAAGTAATAATCTGAGGGATCAACCGGCTCGCCGCGCCGAAGTCGCGCCATCACTTCGGCAGGACCGTGCCGCCGGCCGATATACTGGATGTAGATCAATGCCCCGTCGTCTGTCTTGAGTACGCCCCGCACGTCGAGCTTCGACAGGCCGTCGGGTTCGACGAATATGGCATCTGCACCACCCGGAAGGATCTCGCCCTTGAGCTTTGGACCCTCGAACCGTCCGCCTCGAATCACCACGAATTGTCGATCGCCGGCTTCGGTTTTGCCTACCGAAAGCGGTGGGTTCACGTCGATGCGCAATTCGAACAGGAATTCTGTTTCGATGCTTTCCATCTGAGCTTGCTCCTCACTGATCCGATCATTGGCGGGAAAATTCCTATTCCGCAAGAGCAGGCGATGGCATTAAGGAAAAGCGCGAAAAGAAAAAGACGAGCATGGGTGGGCTGTTTGAGTGAGGGATGGGCGATGAAATATAGCCGCGCGCTGGTGACCGGCGCATCCAAGGGCATAGGCTTGGAGATTGCGCGCAAATTGGTCGAGCTGGGTCTTGAGGTCTACGGGCTCGGCCGTAATGCCGAAGCGCTCAATCAGGTTGCTGCCGAGCTCGGTATTCACCCAGTCATCGCCGATCTTGAACAGCCGGATCAGCTCCTCAAAGCGGTGCAGGGCATCGACCCCGACATTCTCGTCAACAATGCCGGTCTGATCACCGCCGTGAAGCCGCTCCAGGATATGACCCCGGCAGACATAAGCCGCATGGTCCAGGTGAACCTTACGGCCCCGATGCAGCTCATGATGGCCCTTCTGCCTGGCATGATTGCCCGCCGCCGCGGTCACATCTTCAATCTGACCACGACCGCTGCGGATTATACCTTGGCGGGCACCGCTCCGTATGCGGCGGCGAAAGCGGGGCTCTCTCGCGCCGGTGCTGTGGTCCGTTACGATCTCGCCGGAACGGGAGTGCGGCTGACCGAGATCAGCCCTGGCCGGGTCGAGACCGACATTTACCTCGAGAGTTTTGGTGGCGATCGCGATCGGCTCAAGACATCGCTTTATCGATCCCATCGCGCGGTGCAGCCCGGGGACGTCGCGGACGCGCTTGCTGCCGCCCTCGCCATGCCTGAGCATGTAGATCTGAGCTTCATAGAGGTTGTTCCAACCGATCAGGCATTTGGCGGTCACGTCTTCCCGCCGCGGGATGCCGGTGAATGAGCCCAGTGGACCGCTTACCTCCGCTTGACGTCAGGATCCTGCGTGGAGATGCTGCCATAAGCAAAATCACCAAGGGGTGATGGCGATGTCCGCCGGTGTCATGCCAGGCTCAAGACAAATGCGTTCCCGGACGCCCCGCCGGGCGGATAGTGCCGAGCGCGCCTATCATGTCATCCGAAAGATGGCGGTTGATTTCCGCCTCAGGCCCGATGAGCGGATCAATGAGGTCCAGCTGGCACGGCAGCTAGAGGTGAGCCGGACGCCGGTTCGCGAGGCGCTCAATCGCCTCGCCAGTGAAGGTTTTCTGAGCTTCCAGCCAAATCGTGGCTTCTTCTTCCGTGCGCCGGACACCGGTCTGTTGCTGAAGCTGTTTGAGCTTCGCGTCATTGTCGAGCAAGGCGGTTTCGCATTGGCCTGCGCACGCGCGAGTGACGAGGCAATCGCTGATCTCGCCAGTTTCTGGGCTGGCGCGCTCGAGCGTTACCTGCGCGAGGACCCGGATGAGATCCTCAGTCTGGACGAGTATTTCCATGAGAGTATTGCCCGTCTCTCCGGAAATGACGAAGTCCTCGCAACTCTTCAGGGTATCAACGCGCGCATCCGCTTTGTCCGGCGTATTCAGATCGAGCATGGCCGGCAGCACGGTGAGATGATTGCGGAACATAGCCGCATTGTCGAGGCGCTGCAGGCGAGGGATGAGGCGGCGGGAAAGGAAATGCTGGAGAGCCACATTGCCCTTTCGGTCGAGGACGCGACTTCCGTGATGAAGGAAGCCTTCTTCAAGCTCTATGCCGAAACGGCACGGGAGAGCAGCGCTGTCGTTGAAAAAGGCGAGACCTCGGCAGCATGACGCCAACTTCATGCACCAGTGTCGACACTTCTGCTTGACGAGCGTCGATCCTTCTGCTGGCATGAGCCGCAAGGGTGGAGGACAGAGCGGATGGCCGATGCGGCATCTTCTGCAGTGATCGGGCGCAATGCGCCGGATCCCGAGCTATTGCTCGACATGTTCGGCAAGATGATCCTCGTCAGGCAGATGGAAGAGCGCCTGGGCGAGTTGCACAAGCAGGGCCGCACCCGCGGCCCCATTCACCGTTGCGATGGTCAGGAAGCAGTTGGCATAGCCGGCACGGCGCCGCTGCGGGCGAGTGATACGGTAACCAGCACCCATCGCGGTCATGCGCATTACATCGGCAAGGGCCTTGATCCCCACCGCGTGGTCGCGGAGATCTTTGGGCGCGTCACTGGTTATAGTCGTGGCAAGGCTGGCCATATGCTCATCGCCGATGTCGAGCAGGGCATGATTGGCGGCAATGCCATTGTCGGCGCCGGAATTCCGCTGGCGCTCGGCCAGGCGCTCGCCCACCAGCTGCATGGTCGTGGCGATGTGGCCGTGACCTTCTTCGGCGACGGTGCGGCCCAGGCAGGCATTTGCCACGAGGCCATGAACATGGCGGGGCTCTGGAAGCTCCCGATCGTCTTCATCTGCGAGCACAACGAATATGGGCTCACGGCGCACGCCCGTTATCAGTCGGCGGTCGAGGATCTCGTGATCCGAGCGGCCGGTTACAACATGCCGGGCGTCAAGATCGATGGCAACGACGTGCTGCAGGTCTATGAAACCGTGGGCGAAGCGGTCGAGCGGGCGAGGGCCGGCGAGGGGCCGACCTTCATCGAGGCCAAGACCTATCGCCTCGTCGGTTTTTCCACCAGCGACATGGGCGGCTATCAACCCCAGGCCGAGATTGATGCCTGGCGCCCGCGCGATCCGATTCTGCGAACGCGCAAGCTGCTGCTGGAGCTGACCGGCGAGGAACGGATCCGCAAGACCGAAGAGGAGGCGATCACGGCCTGCGACAAAGCCTTCGAGCTTGCGCTGTCCGATCCTCTGCCTGATGCCTCTGAGGCCGACGTGCCTGAATTCGTGGGAGCGCACTGATGGCGCGTATGCGTTATGCCGAGGCGCTGCGGGACGCGCTGCGCAGCGAGATGCTGCGGGATGATAAGGTCGTGCTCTATGGCGAGGACATCGGCATCTATGGCGGTGTCTTCAAGGTCACCCGCGACCTTCAGGCAGAATTCGGCGATTTGCGGGTGCGCGACACACCGATCTCCGAACAGGCGATGACCTATATGTGTGTCGGTGCCGCCATCAGCGGGCTGAAGCCGGTGCTCGAGATCATGTATGCGGACTTCCTGCCGCTGACCCTCGACGCCCTCATCAATCAAGCATCCGTTCTGCCCTATCTCTGGCCGGTCAGGGTGCCGATGGTGATCCGCACTCAAGGCGGCGGCGGTTCGGGCGCCGGCGCGCAGCATTCGAAATCACTCGATGCGCTTGTTGCCCATATTCCCGGCATCAAGGTGGTCAGCCCCGTAACGCCCGCCGATGCCAAAGGCATGCTCACCGCAGCCATCCGCGACCCAAATCCCGTAGTCTTTCTGGAGCACAAGCTACTCTACAACACCTCGGGCGAGGTGCCCGATGGCGAGCACGTGGTCGAGCTTGGCAAGGCCCATATCCTGCGCGAGGGCAGCGACGTGACCCTCATCGCCAATTCCAAGATGGTGCTCGAGGCCGAGAAAGCCGCGGAAGATTTGGCCAAACGCGGAATTTCCGCGGAAGTGATCGATCTGCGCTCGCTACGCCCCTTGGACACGGACACCATCGTCGCCTCGGTGAAGAAGACATCCCGCGCCGTGGTGATCAATGAGGGATGGCGGTTCGGTGGCTTCGGCGCCGAGGTTGCGGCCACCATCACTGAGCAGGCCTTCGAATATCTGGATGCGCCTGTCTGCCGGATCGGTGGCTTTGATCGGCCGATCCCCTATAGCCAGCCTCTGGAAGCGGCCGTCTTGCCGGATGCCGAGAAAATCATTGCCGGCGTTCTCGCCATGGATGGGAGGGCTGGCTGATGTCCGCGCCCGGCGCCCGGCCGCTCATCGACGTGACCTTGGTTGGCGCTGGCGGCGAATACATGGACTCAGCCGTGCTGATCGAATGGACGGTCACGCCCGGCACCGCCGTCGAGGAAGGCCAGACCCTCGCCGTCGTCGAGACCGCCAAGGCGGCAACAGAGGTGACCGCGCCGGCGAAGGGCGTGCTGCAGGAGCAACTGGCCAAGCCTGGTGAGGAGGTGGGCATTGGTGCCGTATTGGCGCGCATCGCAACCGGCGGGTCTGCACGCGAAGCCCCTCTGCCACAGCAATTCAACGGCCATGATCCAGCCCTAGCAGCGGCAACGTCGAACACGGCTGGCCTGCACAAGCGGCTGCCGGCAGCCTTTGCCTCGCCTCTAGCCAAGCGTATCGCCCGAGAGCACGGCATTGATCTTGCCGGCCTCAAGGGCACCGGACCGGGCGGCCGCATCCGCCGGGCCGATGTGGAGGCGCAGCTTGCGGAGAAGCAGGCGCAGCCGGTCAGGGCTGATGCGCAATCTCGCGCGCCGGACCTCACATCCCGCCCAGCCGAGTCGCCAAGGCCACCGCAGGCGACCGAAGGCTATCGCCGCGCCATGGCCGCCCATATGGTGCGGGCAGCCGCCATTCCGGCCTTCACCCTGGGCTTGGAGATTGACGGAGCCAAGCTTTTTGAAGCGCGCAGCCGGATCAAGCAGCAGGGCGGCCGCGCCACGCTGAACGACCTCATCATATCGGCCGTGGCCCGCACCCTGCGCAATCACCCGCGGGTCAATGCCCAATGGGATGGTGCAGGCGTTCTCTTCAACGCTGATATCAATATCGGCATTGCGGTTGCGACCGATCTGGGCCTCGTTGTTCCGGTGCTGCACCGGACCGATGCAATGGATGTCGAAGCGATTGCCGGACGCATGGCTGACCTCCGCGTCAAGGCCCAGTCCCAACGGCTGTCGCCTGCGGAGATCAGCGGTGGAACCTTCTCGATCTCGAATCTGGGAAGCTTCGGCATCACCCAATTCACTGCGGCGCTGAACCCGCCGGCGGCGGCTATTCTCGCCGTTCCGGCCTTTAGGTCCGTAACGTTGTTCGAAGATGGACGGCTCGAAACACGAAAGCTTGCGCATTTCGCTTTGACCGCCGATCATCGGGTTCTCGATGGGGCAGATGTTGCGCGCTTTCTACAGGACTTGAAGATCTCGATAGAAAGCGGGAATGTCTTGCGGGGTGAGTAATAACTGAACTGGGAGGTTGAGGAATGAAGAAGACGATTGCTGGAATCGTCGCTGCCTTGCTGCTGACGGCCACTGCACAAGCCGATGAGTTGGGTGTCGGCGCTGCGGCACCGATTTCGGGCCCGCAGGCCTATTTCGGCACCACGCTGCAGAATGGCATGCGCATGTATTTCGATGAGGTGAATGCGGCCGGCGGCATCAATGGCCACACCTTCGTCTTCCACGGCGAGGACGACAAGGCCGACCCGCGTGAAGGCACCCTCGTTGCCCAGAAATTCTGCGACGACGATTCGATCGTGG from Rhodoligotrophos sp. CJ14 encodes:
- a CDS encoding alpha/beta fold hydrolase — protein: MAFNLRLPQGGKIAYEVTGSGPALILVSGLGGRGAFWRPLVSELAQSFTVVTYDHLATGRSSRVSGPFSVSGMAADLLCLISELDLERPTLIGHSTGGAILQELALIRSEKVGRLVLSATWAAPCPYFRALFASRLAMLDRAGLDEYRRMGVVLQYPPYWARDHEELFLNEMEAPPPANLELETEIVRARIAAVLAHDRLADLPKISAPTLVVTAADDMIVPAYHSETLAREIPGAGLAMLPRGGHFVPRTEPRAYVDALIPFLTETAS
- a CDS encoding 3-hydroxyacyl-CoA dehydrogenase NAD-binding domain-containing protein; amino-acid sequence: MRDLKTVGVVGLGLIGARWAAVFAHAGLDVIAHDPDPARWQEFLEAAPQLYQDLEQVSPSAGPRGEVRFAQRLEHGSLPVDFVQENAPERIELKRRLLSEIEQAVAPDVVIASSSSALLVSDMQTECAHPERIVLGHPFNPAHLMPLVEIVGGNHTASWAVDHARWVYERCGKKPVVMSREMTGHIALRLMGAMWREAFFLIKSGIATAEDIDRAFCYGPGPKWTLQGSFVSNHLGAGGIEEFLVKYGPTYEAIWATLGDASLDPDTCAEVVKQTRAIVADRSEDELRAQRDSGLVDILRTQKDKGAL
- a CDS encoding DUF3237 domain-containing protein, translating into MESIETEFLFELRIDVNPPLSVGKTEAGDRQFVVIRGGRFEGPKLKGEILPGGADAIFVEPDGLSKLDVRGVLKTDDGALIYIQYIGRRHGPAEVMARLRRGEPVDPSDYYFRTALTFETGDPRYAWLNGVVAVAKGQRPPQGPIYRVYQLL
- a CDS encoding SDR family oxidoreductase, whose product is MKYSRALVTGASKGIGLEIARKLVELGLEVYGLGRNAEALNQVAAELGIHPVIADLEQPDQLLKAVQGIDPDILVNNAGLITAVKPLQDMTPADISRMVQVNLTAPMQLMMALLPGMIARRRGHIFNLTTTAADYTLAGTAPYAAAKAGLSRAGAVVRYDLAGTGVRLTEISPGRVETDIYLESFGGDRDRLKTSLYRSHRAVQPGDVADALAAALAMPEHVDLSFIEVVPTDQAFGGHVFPPRDAGE
- a CDS encoding GntR family transcriptional regulator; translation: MRSRTPRRADSAERAYHVIRKMAVDFRLRPDERINEVQLARQLEVSRTPVREALNRLASEGFLSFQPNRGFFFRAPDTGLLLKLFELRVIVEQGGFALACARASDEAIADLASFWAGALERYLREDPDEILSLDEYFHESIARLSGNDEVLATLQGINARIRFVRRIQIEHGRQHGEMIAEHSRIVEALQARDEAAGKEMLESHIALSVEDATSVMKEAFFKLYAETARESSAVVEKGETSAA
- a CDS encoding thiamine pyrophosphate-dependent dehydrogenase E1 component subunit alpha; its protein translation is MADAASSAVIGRNAPDPELLLDMFGKMILVRQMEERLGELHKQGRTRGPIHRCDGQEAVGIAGTAPLRASDTVTSTHRGHAHYIGKGLDPHRVVAEIFGRVTGYSRGKAGHMLIADVEQGMIGGNAIVGAGIPLALGQALAHQLHGRGDVAVTFFGDGAAQAGICHEAMNMAGLWKLPIVFICEHNEYGLTAHARYQSAVEDLVIRAAGYNMPGVKIDGNDVLQVYETVGEAVERARAGEGPTFIEAKTYRLVGFSTSDMGGYQPQAEIDAWRPRDPILRTRKLLLELTGEERIRKTEEEAITACDKAFELALSDPLPDASEADVPEFVGAH
- a CDS encoding alpha-ketoacid dehydrogenase subunit beta, coding for MARMRYAEALRDALRSEMLRDDKVVLYGEDIGIYGGVFKVTRDLQAEFGDLRVRDTPISEQAMTYMCVGAAISGLKPVLEIMYADFLPLTLDALINQASVLPYLWPVRVPMVIRTQGGGGSGAGAQHSKSLDALVAHIPGIKVVSPVTPADAKGMLTAAIRDPNPVVFLEHKLLYNTSGEVPDGEHVVELGKAHILREGSDVTLIANSKMVLEAEKAAEDLAKRGISAEVIDLRSLRPLDTDTIVASVKKTSRAVVINEGWRFGGFGAEVAATITEQAFEYLDAPVCRIGGFDRPIPYSQPLEAAVLPDAEKIIAGVLAMDGRAG
- a CDS encoding dihydrolipoamide acetyltransferase family protein; this translates as MSAPGARPLIDVTLVGAGGEYMDSAVLIEWTVTPGTAVEEGQTLAVVETAKAATEVTAPAKGVLQEQLAKPGEEVGIGAVLARIATGGSAREAPLPQQFNGHDPALAAATSNTAGLHKRLPAAFASPLAKRIAREHGIDLAGLKGTGPGGRIRRADVEAQLAEKQAQPVRADAQSRAPDLTSRPAESPRPPQATEGYRRAMAAHMVRAAAIPAFTLGLEIDGAKLFEARSRIKQQGGRATLNDLIISAVARTLRNHPRVNAQWDGAGVLFNADINIGIAVATDLGLVVPVLHRTDAMDVEAIAGRMADLRVKAQSQRLSPAEISGGTFSISNLGSFGITQFTAALNPPAAAILAVPAFRSVTLFEDGRLETRKLAHFALTADHRVLDGADVARFLQDLKISIESGNVLRGE